A region of Paramormyrops kingsleyae isolate MSU_618 chromosome 17, PKINGS_0.4, whole genome shotgun sequence DNA encodes the following proteins:
- the sh3bgr gene encoding SH3 domain-binding glutamic acid-rich protein isoform X22 codes for MVIKVYLATSSGSTAIKKKQQDVVGFLEALKIEYMQLDIASNEENRQWMRENVPGEKKPTNGIPLPPQIFNGEDYCGDYDTFFDAKEENQVFEFLGLPAPPGSKKKTPRQDEKDEEEDEAKEEEEPPVSEEEEDEGADAEDEAD; via the exons ATGGTCATTAAGGTGTATTTAGCTACTTCATCAGGATCCACTGCG ATCAAAAAGAAGCAACAGGATGTAGTGGGATTTCTGGAGGCTCTGAAGATCGAATACATGCAATTGGATATTGCATCCAACGAGGAGAACCGCCAATGGATGAGGGAGAACGTCCCAGGGGAGAAGAAGCCCACAAATGGGATTCCGCTGCCCCCGCAAATCTTTAATGGGGAGGACTACTGTGGG GACTATGATACATTTTTTGATGCCAAGGAGGAAAATCAAGTCTTTGAATTTCTGGGTCTTCCTGCTCCCCCAGGATCAAAG aagaaaaccCCCAGGCAAGATGAAAAG gatgaagaggaggacGAGGCGAAG GAAGAAGAAGAACCCCCAGTGTCAGAG GAGGAAGAAGATGAAGGGGCAGACGCGGAG gATGAAGCAGACTAA
- the sh3bgr gene encoding SH3 domain-binding glutamic acid-rich protein isoform X19 — MVIKVYLATSSGSTAIKKKQQDVVGFLEALKIEYMQLDIASNEENRQWMRENVPGEKKPTNGIPLPPQIFNGEDYCGDYDTFFDAKEENQVFEFLGLPAPPGSKPTTRKKPEQPTEVVEGPAGDEEAVLEDTKAASEGEAPGLHVTAEEPTAQIKKTPRQDEKDEEEDEAKGEEDLCVSEDEAD; from the exons ATGGTCATTAAGGTGTATTTAGCTACTTCATCAGGATCCACTGCG ATCAAAAAGAAGCAACAGGATGTAGTGGGATTTCTGGAGGCTCTGAAGATCGAATACATGCAATTGGATATTGCATCCAACGAGGAGAACCGCCAATGGATGAGGGAGAACGTCCCAGGGGAGAAGAAGCCCACAAATGGGATTCCGCTGCCCCCGCAAATCTTTAATGGGGAGGACTACTGTGGG GACTATGATACATTTTTTGATGCCAAGGAGGAAAATCAAGTCTTTGAATTTCTGGGTCTTCCTGCTCCCCCAGGATCAAAG CCAACAACACGTAAG AAACCGGAGCAGCCCACAGAGGTGGTCGAAGGGCCGGCCGGAGACGAGGAGGCCGTCCTGGAGGACACGAAGGCTGCGAGCGAGGGCGAGGCCCCGGGGCTGCATGTGACTGCAGAGGAGCCTACGGCGCAGATT aagaaaaccCCCAGGCAAGATGAAAAG gatgaagaggaggacGAGGCGAAG GGAGAAGAggacctgtgtgtgtctgag gATGAAGCAGACTAA
- the sh3bgr gene encoding SH3 domain-binding glutamic acid-rich protein isoform X17, translating into MVIKVYLATSSGSTAIKKKQQDVVGFLEALKIEYMQLDIASNEENRQWMRENVPGEKKPTNGIPLPPQIFNGEDYCGDYDTFFDAKEENQVFEFLGLPAPPGSKPTTRKKPEQPTEVVEGPAGDEEAVLEDTKAASEGEAPGLHVTAEEPTAQIKKTPRQDEKDEEEDEAKDEDDQPVSEDEAD; encoded by the exons ATGGTCATTAAGGTGTATTTAGCTACTTCATCAGGATCCACTGCG ATCAAAAAGAAGCAACAGGATGTAGTGGGATTTCTGGAGGCTCTGAAGATCGAATACATGCAATTGGATATTGCATCCAACGAGGAGAACCGCCAATGGATGAGGGAGAACGTCCCAGGGGAGAAGAAGCCCACAAATGGGATTCCGCTGCCCCCGCAAATCTTTAATGGGGAGGACTACTGTGGG GACTATGATACATTTTTTGATGCCAAGGAGGAAAATCAAGTCTTTGAATTTCTGGGTCTTCCTGCTCCCCCAGGATCAAAG CCAACAACACGTAAG AAACCGGAGCAGCCCACAGAGGTGGTCGAAGGGCCGGCCGGAGACGAGGAGGCCGTCCTGGAGGACACGAAGGCTGCGAGCGAGGGCGAGGCCCCGGGGCTGCATGTGACTGCAGAGGAGCCTACGGCGCAGATT aagaaaaccCCCAGGCAAGATGAAAAG gatgaagaggaggacGAGGCGAAG GATGAAGACGATCAACCAGTGTCAGAG gATGAAGCAGACTAA
- the sh3bgr gene encoding SH3 domain-binding glutamic acid-rich protein isoform X14 — MVIKVYLATSSGSTAIKKKQQDVVGFLEALKIEYMQLDIASNEENRQWMRENVPGEKKPTNGIPLPPQIFNGEDYCGDYDTFFDAKEENQVFEFLGLPAPPGSKPTTRKKPEQPTEVVEGPAGDEEAVLEDTKAASEGEAPGLHVTAEEPTAQIKKTPRQDEKDEEEDEAKDEDDQPVSEGEEDLCVSEDEAD; from the exons ATGGTCATTAAGGTGTATTTAGCTACTTCATCAGGATCCACTGCG ATCAAAAAGAAGCAACAGGATGTAGTGGGATTTCTGGAGGCTCTGAAGATCGAATACATGCAATTGGATATTGCATCCAACGAGGAGAACCGCCAATGGATGAGGGAGAACGTCCCAGGGGAGAAGAAGCCCACAAATGGGATTCCGCTGCCCCCGCAAATCTTTAATGGGGAGGACTACTGTGGG GACTATGATACATTTTTTGATGCCAAGGAGGAAAATCAAGTCTTTGAATTTCTGGGTCTTCCTGCTCCCCCAGGATCAAAG CCAACAACACGTAAG AAACCGGAGCAGCCCACAGAGGTGGTCGAAGGGCCGGCCGGAGACGAGGAGGCCGTCCTGGAGGACACGAAGGCTGCGAGCGAGGGCGAGGCCCCGGGGCTGCATGTGACTGCAGAGGAGCCTACGGCGCAGATT aagaaaaccCCCAGGCAAGATGAAAAG gatgaagaggaggacGAGGCGAAG GATGAAGACGATCAACCAGTGTCAGAG GGAGAAGAggacctgtgtgtgtctgag gATGAAGCAGACTAA
- the sh3bgr gene encoding SH3 domain-binding glutamic acid-rich protein isoform X18: protein MVIKVYLATSSGSTAIKKKQQDVVGFLEALKIEYMQLDIASNEENRQWMRENVPGEKKPTNGIPLPPQIFNGEDYCGDYDTFFDAKEENQVFEFLGLPAPPGSKPTTRKKPEQPTEVVEGPAGDEEAVLEDTKAASEGEAPGLHVTAEEPTAQIKKTPRQDEKDEEEDEAKEEEEPPVSEDEAD from the exons ATGGTCATTAAGGTGTATTTAGCTACTTCATCAGGATCCACTGCG ATCAAAAAGAAGCAACAGGATGTAGTGGGATTTCTGGAGGCTCTGAAGATCGAATACATGCAATTGGATATTGCATCCAACGAGGAGAACCGCCAATGGATGAGGGAGAACGTCCCAGGGGAGAAGAAGCCCACAAATGGGATTCCGCTGCCCCCGCAAATCTTTAATGGGGAGGACTACTGTGGG GACTATGATACATTTTTTGATGCCAAGGAGGAAAATCAAGTCTTTGAATTTCTGGGTCTTCCTGCTCCCCCAGGATCAAAG CCAACAACACGTAAG AAACCGGAGCAGCCCACAGAGGTGGTCGAAGGGCCGGCCGGAGACGAGGAGGCCGTCCTGGAGGACACGAAGGCTGCGAGCGAGGGCGAGGCCCCGGGGCTGCATGTGACTGCAGAGGAGCCTACGGCGCAGATT aagaaaaccCCCAGGCAAGATGAAAAG gatgaagaggaggacGAGGCGAAG GAAGAAGAAGAACCCCCAGTGTCAGAG gATGAAGCAGACTAA
- the sh3bgr gene encoding SH3 domain-binding glutamic acid-rich protein isoform X24 — protein sequence MVIKVYLATSSGSTAIKKKQQDVVGFLEALKIEYMQLDIASNEENRQWMRENVPGEKKPTNGIPLPPQIFNGEDYCGDYDTFFDAKEENQVFEFLGLPAPPGSKKKTPRQDEKDEEEDEAKDEDDQPVSEDEAD from the exons ATGGTCATTAAGGTGTATTTAGCTACTTCATCAGGATCCACTGCG ATCAAAAAGAAGCAACAGGATGTAGTGGGATTTCTGGAGGCTCTGAAGATCGAATACATGCAATTGGATATTGCATCCAACGAGGAGAACCGCCAATGGATGAGGGAGAACGTCCCAGGGGAGAAGAAGCCCACAAATGGGATTCCGCTGCCCCCGCAAATCTTTAATGGGGAGGACTACTGTGGG GACTATGATACATTTTTTGATGCCAAGGAGGAAAATCAAGTCTTTGAATTTCTGGGTCTTCCTGCTCCCCCAGGATCAAAG aagaaaaccCCCAGGCAAGATGAAAAG gatgaagaggaggacGAGGCGAAG GATGAAGACGATCAACCAGTGTCAGAG gATGAAGCAGACTAA
- the sh3bgr gene encoding SH3 domain-binding glutamic acid-rich protein isoform X25, with the protein MVIKVYLATSSGSTAIKKKQQDVVGFLEALKIEYMQLDIASNEENRQWMRENVPGEKKPTNGIPLPPQIFNGEDYCGDYDTFFDAKEENQVFEFLGLPAPPGSKKKTPRQDEKDEEEDEAKEEEEPPVSEDEAD; encoded by the exons ATGGTCATTAAGGTGTATTTAGCTACTTCATCAGGATCCACTGCG ATCAAAAAGAAGCAACAGGATGTAGTGGGATTTCTGGAGGCTCTGAAGATCGAATACATGCAATTGGATATTGCATCCAACGAGGAGAACCGCCAATGGATGAGGGAGAACGTCCCAGGGGAGAAGAAGCCCACAAATGGGATTCCGCTGCCCCCGCAAATCTTTAATGGGGAGGACTACTGTGGG GACTATGATACATTTTTTGATGCCAAGGAGGAAAATCAAGTCTTTGAATTTCTGGGTCTTCCTGCTCCCCCAGGATCAAAG aagaaaaccCCCAGGCAAGATGAAAAG gatgaagaggaggacGAGGCGAAG GAAGAAGAAGAACCCCCAGTGTCAGAG gATGAAGCAGACTAA
- the sh3bgr gene encoding SH3 domain-binding glutamic acid-rich protein isoform X28, producing MVIKVYLATSSGSTAIKKKQQDVVGFLEALKIEYMQLDIASNEENRQWMRENVPGEKKPTNGIPLPPQIFNGEDYCGDYDTFFDAKEENQVFEFLGLPAPPGSKDEAD from the exons ATGGTCATTAAGGTGTATTTAGCTACTTCATCAGGATCCACTGCG ATCAAAAAGAAGCAACAGGATGTAGTGGGATTTCTGGAGGCTCTGAAGATCGAATACATGCAATTGGATATTGCATCCAACGAGGAGAACCGCCAATGGATGAGGGAGAACGTCCCAGGGGAGAAGAAGCCCACAAATGGGATTCCGCTGCCCCCGCAAATCTTTAATGGGGAGGACTACTGTGGG GACTATGATACATTTTTTGATGCCAAGGAGGAAAATCAAGTCTTTGAATTTCTGGGTCTTCCTGCTCCCCCAGGATCAAAG gATGAAGCAGACTAA
- the sh3bgr gene encoding SH3 domain-binding glutamic acid-rich protein isoform X26, translating to MVIKVYLATSSGSTAIKKKQQDVVGFLEALKIEYMQLDIASNEENRQWMRENVPGEKKPTNGIPLPPQIFNGEDYCGDYDTFFDAKEENQVFEFLGLPAPPGSKKKTPRQDEKDEEEDEAKDEAD from the exons ATGGTCATTAAGGTGTATTTAGCTACTTCATCAGGATCCACTGCG ATCAAAAAGAAGCAACAGGATGTAGTGGGATTTCTGGAGGCTCTGAAGATCGAATACATGCAATTGGATATTGCATCCAACGAGGAGAACCGCCAATGGATGAGGGAGAACGTCCCAGGGGAGAAGAAGCCCACAAATGGGATTCCGCTGCCCCCGCAAATCTTTAATGGGGAGGACTACTGTGGG GACTATGATACATTTTTTGATGCCAAGGAGGAAAATCAAGTCTTTGAATTTCTGGGTCTTCCTGCTCCCCCAGGATCAAAG aagaaaaccCCCAGGCAAGATGAAAAG gatgaagaggaggacGAGGCGAAG gATGAAGCAGACTAA
- the sh3bgr gene encoding SH3 domain-binding glutamic acid-rich protein isoform X21 yields MVIKVYLATSSGSTAIKKKQQDVVGFLEALKIEYMQLDIASNEENRQWMRENVPGEKKPTNGIPLPPQIFNGEDYCGDYDTFFDAKEENQVFEFLGLPAPPGSKKKTPRQDEKDEEEDEAKEEEDEGADAEVEMAGSLRIDSKLDLIDCLEGNL; encoded by the exons ATGGTCATTAAGGTGTATTTAGCTACTTCATCAGGATCCACTGCG ATCAAAAAGAAGCAACAGGATGTAGTGGGATTTCTGGAGGCTCTGAAGATCGAATACATGCAATTGGATATTGCATCCAACGAGGAGAACCGCCAATGGATGAGGGAGAACGTCCCAGGGGAGAAGAAGCCCACAAATGGGATTCCGCTGCCCCCGCAAATCTTTAATGGGGAGGACTACTGTGGG GACTATGATACATTTTTTGATGCCAAGGAGGAAAATCAAGTCTTTGAATTTCTGGGTCTTCCTGCTCCCCCAGGATCAAAG aagaaaaccCCCAGGCAAGATGAAAAG gatgaagaggaggacGAGGCGAAG GAGGAAGAAGATGAAGGGGCAGACGCGGAGGTAGAAATGGCAGGCAGCCTTCGAATAGATTCAAAGCTGGACCTCATTGACTGCTTGGAGGGAAATTTGT gA
- the sh3bgr gene encoding SH3 domain-binding glutamic acid-rich protein isoform X15: MVIKVYLATSSGSTAIKKKQQDVVGFLEALKIEYMQLDIASNEENRQWMRENVPGEKKPTNGIPLPPQIFNGEDYCGDYDTFFDAKEENQVFEFLGLPAPPGSKPTTRKKPEQPTEVVEGPAGDEEAVLEDTKAASEGEAPGLHVTAEEPTAQIKKTPRQDEKDEEEDEAKDEDDQPVSEGEEDLCVSEED; encoded by the exons ATGGTCATTAAGGTGTATTTAGCTACTTCATCAGGATCCACTGCG ATCAAAAAGAAGCAACAGGATGTAGTGGGATTTCTGGAGGCTCTGAAGATCGAATACATGCAATTGGATATTGCATCCAACGAGGAGAACCGCCAATGGATGAGGGAGAACGTCCCAGGGGAGAAGAAGCCCACAAATGGGATTCCGCTGCCCCCGCAAATCTTTAATGGGGAGGACTACTGTGGG GACTATGATACATTTTTTGATGCCAAGGAGGAAAATCAAGTCTTTGAATTTCTGGGTCTTCCTGCTCCCCCAGGATCAAAG CCAACAACACGTAAG AAACCGGAGCAGCCCACAGAGGTGGTCGAAGGGCCGGCCGGAGACGAGGAGGCCGTCCTGGAGGACACGAAGGCTGCGAGCGAGGGCGAGGCCCCGGGGCTGCATGTGACTGCAGAGGAGCCTACGGCGCAGATT aagaaaaccCCCAGGCAAGATGAAAAG gatgaagaggaggacGAGGCGAAG GATGAAGACGATCAACCAGTGTCAGAG GGAGAAGAggacctgtgtgtgtctgag GAAGACTAA
- the sh3bgr gene encoding SH3 domain-binding glutamic acid-rich protein isoform X27, whose product MVIKVYLATSSGSTAIKKKQQDVVGFLEALKIEYMQLDIASNEENRQWMRENVPGEKKPTNGIPLPPQIFNGEDYCGDYDTFFDAKEENQVFEFLGLPAPPGSKPTTRKVFA is encoded by the exons ATGGTCATTAAGGTGTATTTAGCTACTTCATCAGGATCCACTGCG ATCAAAAAGAAGCAACAGGATGTAGTGGGATTTCTGGAGGCTCTGAAGATCGAATACATGCAATTGGATATTGCATCCAACGAGGAGAACCGCCAATGGATGAGGGAGAACGTCCCAGGGGAGAAGAAGCCCACAAATGGGATTCCGCTGCCCCCGCAAATCTTTAATGGGGAGGACTACTGTGGG GACTATGATACATTTTTTGATGCCAAGGAGGAAAATCAAGTCTTTGAATTTCTGGGTCTTCCTGCTCCCCCAGGATCAAAG CCAACAACACGTAAG GTCTTCGCCTGA